The following are encoded together in the Candidatus Anstonellales archaeon genome:
- a CDS encoding polyprenyl synthetase family protein: MKEIDRLIGKEKSMVEKYMQKLIDRNKDPFEVYGLVWEFLSRGGKRIRPVFCLLCTEAVGGKREDALPAAVCIELFHNFTLIHDDIEDNSKMRRGEPCLHISHGLPIAINAGDGLFMMAWKAVLELDVVPKVQLEVQRRLHHAFTMVLEGQAVELRWHRDKIWDIGEDDYLEMVKGKTGALIAGSCEVGSIIGGGSGGQTEGLYEFGMKIGMAFQIQDDILNITGSEKIYGKEIGGDIREGKRTLMVLHALNKASPGERRKMIEILDSCKGDKESVSWVVKIMKKYRSIEYAKRVETRMIEDAYKKLSLIRDCPAKRKLIRLAEYLVKRKI, from the coding sequence ATGAAAGAGATTGATAGATTGATTGGAAAGGAGAAGTCAATGGTTGAGAAATATATGCAGAAGTTAATAGACAGAAACAAAGATCCATTTGAAGTTTATGGGTTGGTTTGGGAATTTTTATCTCGTGGAGGAAAGAGAATACGCCCTGTTTTTTGTTTGCTTTGTACAGAAGCTGTTGGTGGGAAGAGAGAGGATGCTCTCCCTGCAGCAGTCTGTATTGAATTGTTCCATAACTTCACACTCATACATGATGATATAGAGGACAACTCCAAGATGAGGAGAGGGGAGCCTTGTCTTCACATAAGCCACGGATTGCCAATAGCCATAAATGCAGGTGATGGGCTTTTTATGATGGCGTGGAAAGCTGTTTTGGAACTCGATGTTGTGCCGAAGGTTCAGTTAGAAGTGCAAAGAAGGCTTCATCATGCATTTACTATGGTTTTAGAGGGCCAGGCCGTAGAGCTTAGGTGGCATCGGGACAAGATTTGGGATATTGGTGAGGATGATTATCTTGAAATGGTGAAAGGTAAGACCGGGGCGCTTATAGCTGGTTCTTGTGAGGTTGGATCGATTATTGGTGGTGGGAGTGGAGGACAGACTGAGGGGCTTTATGAGTTTGGGATGAAAATTGGGATGGCATTTCAAATACAGGACGATATTCTCAACATTACAGGTTCTGAGAAAATTTATGGAAAGGAAATTGGAGGTGACATTAGGGAGGGTAAGCGAACACTTATGGTATTGCACGCCCTGAATAAGGCGAGCCCTGGAGAAAGAAGAAAAATGATTGAAATTCTTGACTCCTGTAAGGGGGACAAAGAAAGCGTATCTTGGGTTGTTAAGATAATGAAAAAATACAGGAGCATAGAATATGCCAAGCGTGTTGAGACGAGAATGATTGAAGACGCATATAAAAAACTTAGTTTGATTAGAGATTGTCCTGCTAAGAGGAAGCTGATCCGGCTTGCGGAGTATCTGGTGAAGAGAAAGATTTAA
- a CDS encoding glycosyltransferase, with protein MDFTESREFRIAAFSIISTCTVVSLLVAGFAVAKTVYDGAFEVASLAVVMFLLVVVVTVFNIIAGYYYLESYGYKAVAPRLRNFPPVAIAVPMYNEDPEMVKETLTLLKTIDYPKEKMSIHLLDDSTDEKIVNEMREFCKKNDIDYIHRENREWYKGGALNNFLWQCDAKYLAIFDADERLVDRSFLKETLGFMEEDSRVAFVQTEKKFAPGSIFGNTVDALYRFYFTGVMPVKAKDGSALFSGSCGVLSVEILRKLGGFPKSVTEDTAYSLEVEARGYRGVYVLKTYALGKPINTFTGVSRQQWRYTFGNALLVKKYFENWGKVRGWRNKIHYFALVFGLQYMSFIFVGLALMTLAIIFGDLRSVLDVVARMFLSEWTFFDIYLEWPAVVSILSTIGLILLSAKAYIGDLAYGVRAYFLNFSLSFVRIKATLQALKSKYAPFKVAREGTSGGKDIIGVLQTTILEAIFSMIFFVAGVLSVLKADFIGAFWLFWYSVIFSGAIYYLYRYR; from the coding sequence TTGGATTTTACCGAAAGTAGAGAGTTTAGGATTGCGGCATTTTCAATTATTTCTACGTGTACGGTAGTTTCTCTTCTTGTGGCTGGCTTTGCGGTAGCAAAAACTGTTTATGATGGTGCATTTGAGGTGGCTTCTCTTGCAGTAGTTATGTTTCTTCTCGTGGTTGTTGTTACGGTTTTCAACATAATTGCAGGATATTACTATCTTGAGTCGTATGGGTATAAGGCAGTTGCACCGAGATTAAGGAATTTTCCGCCTGTTGCAATAGCTGTGCCGATGTATAATGAAGACCCTGAGATGGTTAAAGAGACGCTTACGCTACTTAAGACTATCGATTATCCAAAAGAAAAGATGAGTATACACTTGCTTGATGACTCGACTGACGAAAAGATAGTAAATGAGATGAGAGAGTTTTGCAAAAAAAATGATATAGATTATATCCACAGAGAAAATAGGGAGTGGTATAAAGGTGGGGCTCTAAATAATTTTCTGTGGCAATGTGATGCAAAATATCTAGCAATATTTGATGCAGACGAACGACTTGTTGATAGAAGTTTTCTAAAAGAAACTCTTGGATTTATGGAGGAGGATAGTAGAGTTGCGTTTGTTCAAACTGAAAAGAAATTTGCGCCAGGCAGTATATTTGGGAATACGGTTGATGCGCTTTACAGATTTTATTTCACCGGCGTCATGCCGGTAAAGGCAAAGGACGGAAGTGCTCTTTTTTCTGGTTCTTGTGGAGTCTTGTCAGTTGAAATACTAAGAAAGCTTGGTGGGTTTCCTAAGTCAGTAACCGAGGATACAGCCTATAGTCTTGAAGTTGAGGCACGGGGCTATAGGGGGGTGTATGTTCTTAAGACTTATGCTCTCGGAAAGCCGATAAACACGTTTACTGGTGTTAGCAGACAGCAGTGGCGTTATACTTTTGGGAATGCTTTATTGGTAAAGAAATATTTTGAGAATTGGGGGAAGGTTAGGGGATGGAGAAATAAGATACATTATTTTGCGCTTGTTTTTGGATTGCAGTATATGTCGTTTATTTTTGTAGGTCTTGCGTTAATGACGCTTGCGATAATATTTGGGGACCTTCGGAGTGTCTTGGATGTGGTTGCTAGGATGTTTTTGTCTGAGTGGACTTTTTTTGATATTTATCTTGAGTGGCCAGCAGTTGTGTCAATTCTCTCAACCATTGGGTTAATCTTGCTGTCAGCAAAAGCATATATTGGAGATCTTGCGTATGGAGTTAGAGCGTATTTTCTAAACTTTTCATTGAGCTTCGTACGAATAAAGGCCACTCTCCAGGCCCTTAAAAGTAAGTATGCGCCATTTAAGGTTGCTCGGGAGGGCACGAGTGGTGGAAAAGATATTATTGGCGTGCTCCAGACAACAATCCTTGAAGCAATTTTTTCAATGATTTTTTTTGTTGCGGGGGTACTGTCTGTCTTAAAGGCTGACTTTATTGGTGCTTTTTGGCTCTTCTGGTATAGCGTCATTTTTTCTGGTGCAATATACTATCTTTATAGATACAGGTGA
- a CDS encoding glycosyltransferase family 2 protein, which yields MEYTLIIPAYNEESEIRRVVAGFRRIGARRIIVVDDGSLDKTMEMAARGGAHVVIRHRRNQGKGSAIKSGLFLSESRWIVLADGDGQHSPRELSKFLEKIKEGRFVFINGSRFLEGGVIWRMPLIRFVANLFIRIIFNFYARGRVTDPLSGMRAFRKDKIRVTEDGFLVDLEIAFNALEIVGESRAKMVDNDTICEVPIKTRYVCKSGSKFGDLKYAAWEYMRMVWYCLNRMVR from the coding sequence ATGGAGTATACCTTAATTATCCCTGCCTATAATGAAGAAAGCGAGATAAGGCGCGTGGTTGCTGGATTTAGGAGGATAGGGGCAAGGAGAATTATTGTTGTAGATGACGGTAGCCTTGATAAGACTATGGAAATGGCCGCTAGGGGCGGTGCTCATGTTGTGATCAGGCACAGGAGAAACCAAGGTAAAGGCAGTGCAATAAAAAGTGGGTTGTTTCTGTCAGAAAGTAGGTGGATCGTTCTTGCTGATGGTGATGGACAACATTCGCCTAGGGAATTATCAAAGTTTTTAGAAAAAATAAAGGAAGGTCGCTTTGTTTTTATTAATGGAAGCCGCTTTTTGGAAGGCGGAGTTATTTGGCGTATGCCACTGATAAGATTCGTTGCAAACCTTTTTATCCGCATAATTTTCAACTTTTATGCAAGGGGGAGAGTAACTGACCCCCTCTCAGGTATGAGGGCATTTAGGAAGGATAAAATTAGAGTAACGGAGGATGGTTTTTTGGTTGATTTGGAGATTGCCTTTAATGCGCTGGAGATAGTTGGGGAGAGTAGAGCAAAGATGGTTGATAACGACACGATATGTGAAGTTCCTATAAAAACACGTTATGTTTGTAAGAGTGGGTCTAAGTTTGGAGATTTGAAGTACGCTGCTTGGGAGTATATGAGGATGGTATGGTATTGTCTGAATAGGATGGTGAGATAG